One segment of Monomorium pharaonis isolate MP-MQ-018 chromosome 6, ASM1337386v2, whole genome shotgun sequence DNA contains the following:
- the LOC105830772 gene encoding venom carboxylesterase-6, whose amino-acid sequence MLLKLLIAVLCFNFAAGTDESVPRVKTPLGKLKGYYKTSQSGRKYEAYEGIPYALPPIGKLRFKPPQPMPAWIGELPATKFSSACIQYDHIPLPATSEKVVGAEDCLYLNVYVPVREKERNGTRMPVLFWIHSGAFQFGSGMLFGAKYLMDYDVILVTFNYRLGPMGFLSTEDEVLPGNMGLKDQSMALRWVSENIEWFGGDPQKVTLVGLSAGGASVHYHYLSQLSAGLFQNGISFSGTALTCAAQTENSLEKAKKLSALMGCPTTTSRDMIRCMRYRPARAIVQASSEFMPFLKTPFAPFGPVVERFGTEAPFIDKTPVEIINSGNVQDVPWITGITSEEGLYPVAEFINNDENLKLLNDNWDDLAPHFLDFNYTIPKDKHVEIARLIKKHYFGTKPIDRHSTKELIQMTSDRFFVVPGEKSARMQAKANQSPVWFYYFSYRGAHSLSDVLSSTTENYGVAHSDDVFYVLDTPYVDPTTTQKDRDMQKQLINFWVLFATEGIPKVGNVEWPKLDPLKKEFHYLHIASPDKINMESCTNFGEKEFWNSINFNENVLERTTRMSKEEL is encoded by the exons ATGCTGCTGAAATTACTGATCGCTGTACTTTGCTTCAACTTTGCCGCTGGTACAGATGAAAGTGTTCCAAGAGTTAAAACACCATTAGGAAAACTAAAAGGCTACTACAAAACCTCGCAAAGTGGGAGAAAATATGAGGCATACGAAGGGATCCCTTATGCGTTACCACCTATTGGGAAATTACGATTTaag ccTCCGCAGCCAATGCCGGCATGGATAGGTGAATTACCGGCTACAAAATTCAGTTCTGCGTGTATTCAATATGATCATATACCACTACCAGCAACTTCGGAAAAGGTTGTAGGTGCTGAAGATTGTCTGTACTTAAATGTTTACGTACCAGtaagggaaaaagagagaaatggaACTCGAATGCCAGTATTATTTTGGATTCATAGCGGAGCATTCCAATTTGGTAGCGGCATGTTATTTGGTGCTAAATATCTAATGGATTACGATGTTATACTTGTCACATTTAACTATCGATTGGGACCAATGG gtTTTCTTAGTACGGAAGATGAAGTACTTCCTGGTAACATGGGTCTGAAAGATCAAAGTATGGCACTTCGTTGGGTATCGGAGAACATCGAATGGTTCGGTGGCGACCCGCAGAAAGTGACCTTAGTTGGTTTAAGTGCTGGCGGTGCAAGCGtgcattatcattatttatcgcAACTCAGCGCGGGCCTCtttcaaa acgGCATATCGTTTAGTGGTACAGCGCTTACTTGTGCGGCACAAACTGAGAATTCTTTAGAAAAAGCCAAAAAACTAAGTGCTTTGATGGGATGCCCAACAACTACCTCCAGAGATATGATACGTTGCATGAGATATCGTCCAGCTCGCGCGATTGTCCAGGCTTCAAGTGAATTTATG cCGTTCTTAAAGACTCCCTTCGCCCCTTTTGGTCCGGTGGTAGAGAGATTTGGCACTGAAGCACCTTTCATTGATAAAACGCCTGTTGAAATCATAAATAGCGGAAATGTTCAGGATGTACCCTGGATTACGGGAATAACGAGTGAAGAAGGCCTTTATCCTGTAGCTG AGTTTATCAACAACGATGAAAATCTGAAACTGTTGAACGACAATTGGGATGACCTCGCACCGCACTTccttgattttaattatactattcCCAAAGACAAACACGTCGAGATTGCTcgtcttattaaaaaacattacttTGGTACAAAACCGATAGATCGACACAGTACGAAAGAACTTATACAAATGACAAGTGATCGTTTTTTCGTGGTCCCTGGCGAGAAATCTGCGCGAATGCAAGCCAAAGCAAATCAAAGTCCAGTCTGGTTCTATTATTTCAGTTATAGAGGAGCGCACAGTTTGAGCGATGTTTTAAGCAGTACCACTGAAAATTATG gagTTGCTCACTCTGACGACGTATTCTACGTGTTAGATACTCCATATGTAGATCCAACAACAACGCAAAAGGATCGTGATATGCAGAAACAGTTAATCAATTTTTGGGTATTGTTTGCCACAGAGGG gaTTCCGAAAGTAGGCAATGTGGAATGGCCAAAATTAGATCCTTTGAAGAaagaatttcattatttacatatagCTAGTCCTGATAAGATTAACATGGAAAGTTGTACTAATTTTGGAGAAAAAGAATTCTGGAattcgataaattttaatgagaatGTACTGGAACGCACAACTAGAATGAGTAAAGAAgagctttaa
- the LOC105830767 gene encoding uncharacterized protein LOC105830767: MALHSDSSLTDHETSTSSRLCIALPEIKLPSFSGDYQSWPSFYEDFVYLIRDNKDLSNAEKMYYLKTCLTGEAARSICYLTVTHDNFSVAWSLLLSKYDNRRLLIRAQLDRIINLKSQKNESAQELRNILTIFLSAIDYLRKLNCPVDEWDILFVHLLEKLLDSESRMAWEMKLGLTTIYPTFSELKEFLFERARVLENIELFASTSGSDKGHSTNSCKKSSYSKCPLCGASHYLAKCEQYQSETVQQRRDIIVKHRRCFNCLAPHAINKCTNIRRCQKCGRKHHTSIHGKAFSKHSVDTPVEEATN, encoded by the coding sequence ATGGCACTACATTCTGATTCTTCGCTCACCGATCACGAAACATCCACTTCATCGAGGCTTTGCATTGCCTTACCTGAAATCAAGCTGCCAAGTTTTTCTGGAGATTACCAGTCATGGCCATCATTTTATGAAgactttgtttatttaattcgaGATAACAAAGACTTATCTAATGccgaaaaaatgtattatttaaaaacatgtttaacTGGAGAAGCAGCTCGTTCGATTTGCTATTTAACTGTCACACATGACAATTTTTCGGTTGCATggtctttattattatcaaagtacGATAACAGGCGACTTTTGATAAGAGCGCAACTAGACAGAATCATCAATTTAAAGTCGCAAAAAAACGAAAGTGCTCAGGAACTCAGAAATATCCTAACGATCTTTCTAAGTGCCATAGACTATCTCCGTAAGCTAAACTGCCCTGTAGATGAATgggatattttatttgtgcatCTTCTGGAAAAATTACTCGATTCGGAATCACGTATGGCCTGGGAGATGAAGCTCGGATTAACGACAATCTATCCAACCTTCTCAGAACTGAAAGAGTTTCTCTTTGAAAGGGCACGAGTTTTGGAAAATATTGAGTTGTTTGCTTCGACTTCTGGATCGGATAAAGGGCATTCCACAAACTCTTGTAAAAAATCAAGTTATTCTAAGTGCCCATTATGTGGAGCTTCTCACTATCTAGCAAAGTGCGAGCAATATCAATCAGAAACTGTTCAACAGCGTCGAGACATCATTGTGAAGCATCGGCGATGTTTTAATTGTCTTGCTCCTcatgcaattaataaatgtactaacATCAGACGATGTCAGAAATGCGGGAGGAAACACCACACCTCCATTCATGGCAAAGCGTTTTCAAAACATTCTGTTGACACTCCAGTCGAAGAAGCAACTAATTAA